A DNA window from Aureibaculum sp. 2308TA14-22 contains the following coding sequences:
- a CDS encoding carboxypeptidase-like regulatory domain-containing protein — protein sequence MKLKIIFINFSFIILYVSILFPSIIHSFNYELENNIIRVKDTLDLNKMELSEINGKIIDTETNETIPFCHIVVKENSYATASNEIGEFSIKVESFPATIVISHLSYATREIKVENTNSLIIELKPLQNQLNEVIITNTNSKKAIDIVNSAINKYESSNSSANYGRSLYRQKSKNDDEFSEFAEIIYDVKFDNDGIIDWDIFEGRYALKKETINNKNFTLLSKILRVYQPNSDDLIFPLIRGFAKYYTVKIINIINTKNGELVTVSFTPLNKIKTPIIEANVTINKALNDVIKVEGSLKNDKIKIVTLKDKDAVKKNYKLNFEISYREDDSFGLVLDYINLNHEFDYYKENKLLTHLYATSNLSFFEYYDENPKTKTKKRTRFKYRSSDWDKLDAVGYNKSFWENNPIVKRTETENVLIENFEDLRAFESVFMNSEDQISITGSDISNDPFILKVNEDVTKHYSSSLTQKVFLHTDKNSYTKENKIYYSAYVTSENADSTFNDKDVLHIDIVNKGKIVDTKTIKINNGRGSGVFNLSNSINPGNYKVVAYTNFMKNFDPNSFFVKDIKIYNPAEKVQHLKSDKIILDFYPEGGNLINGISNKVAYKAEDSYGNFSAIEGKIIDSDGNFIATTKSKYKGLGFFYLKPQNGKSYSIVLDDNSKYDIPKSLNSGYSLMVNNINPRTISVDIRASEDLKSNIIYILGFMDNKKYYQGSFASGAKDLINFEIPKSKLPSGIMQLVLLDASKKVIGNRSVYINNDDNINISAEIDKVYVDNEFIKLKIKATSNEALASDISLSITKQQSNENLNDYNDDNLISRFKLSSFPNEYGLTKFINKTDRPSNYKLDLMMSINNQSDFSWLEGNLNYPVKIYQHEKRIDVSGIAKDNKGNLLTDTKIKLLTKSKERIWNYEAKTDKNGVFVINDFEEVDSTSLEFRTYNLKNQQIYSKISLIEKEKFNYLDKLNFDEKGRSSLTNNNVMINSNSAFSKEGEILEDVELKAKVKKENPRKSYLVTNPDGIIEGESINSGSNLFRELSNIPGVKYVSDHYIDGGESISIRNSDEPPLWILDGMKISGPEAVNVKDLERVEVVVSLSKSAVFGPEGVNGVVLFYSKEGVDSKFNNDIKTSSFNKVIYNSSTPFEYKNDDTLYWNPQIATDQNGFKELLIKKPDATIKYINVNIQAINKNGEIGYLNKVLKL from the coding sequence ATGAAATTAAAAATAATATTCATCAATTTTAGTTTCATAATACTATATGTTTCTATATTATTTCCATCGATTATCCATTCATTTAATTACGAGCTTGAAAACAATATTATAAGAGTTAAGGATACGTTAGATCTCAATAAGATGGAGTTGAGCGAGATTAACGGAAAAATTATAGATACAGAAACAAATGAAACAATACCTTTTTGCCACATAGTTGTTAAAGAAAATAGTTACGCAACCGCTAGTAATGAAATTGGAGAGTTTAGTATAAAAGTTGAAAGTTTTCCAGCAACAATTGTTATTTCTCATTTAAGTTATGCTACTAGAGAAATTAAGGTTGAAAATACAAATTCATTAATTATTGAACTCAAACCTTTACAAAACCAATTAAACGAAGTAATAATAACTAATACTAATAGTAAAAAAGCCATTGATATTGTTAATAGTGCAATCAATAAATATGAATCTTCAAATAGCTCAGCCAACTATGGTAGATCATTGTACAGACAGAAATCAAAAAATGATGATGAGTTTTCTGAATTTGCTGAAATAATTTATGATGTAAAGTTTGATAATGACGGTATTATTGATTGGGATATTTTTGAGGGAAGGTATGCTCTAAAAAAAGAAACTATAAATAATAAAAATTTTACTTTATTATCAAAAATACTAAGAGTGTATCAACCAAATAGTGATGATCTGATTTTCCCATTAATAAGAGGGTTTGCCAAATATTACACTGTTAAAATTATCAATATAATTAATACTAAAAATGGAGAGCTAGTTACCGTAAGCTTTACACCTTTAAATAAAATAAAGACACCTATTATTGAAGCAAATGTTACCATAAATAAGGCATTAAATGATGTAATAAAGGTTGAAGGAAGTTTAAAAAATGACAAGATTAAAATTGTCACTTTAAAAGACAAAGATGCTGTTAAGAAAAATTACAAACTAAACTTTGAGATTTCCTATCGGGAGGATGATTCATTTGGGCTGGTTTTAGATTATATAAATTTAAATCATGAATTTGATTATTATAAAGAAAACAAACTCTTGACCCATCTTTATGCCACCTCAAATCTCAGTTTTTTTGAATACTATGATGAAAATCCCAAAACAAAAACAAAAAAAAGAACCCGATTTAAATATAGATCAAGTGATTGGGATAAGCTTGATGCCGTAGGGTATAATAAATCTTTTTGGGAGAATAATCCAATAGTTAAAAGAACCGAAACTGAAAATGTATTAATAGAAAATTTTGAAGATTTAAGAGCGTTTGAGTCTGTTTTTATGAATTCGGAAGATCAAATTTCAATTACTGGTTCAGATATTTCTAATGATCCTTTTATACTTAAAGTTAATGAGGATGTTACCAAACATTACAGCAGCAGTCTAACACAAAAAGTTTTTTTACATACCGATAAAAACAGCTATACAAAAGAAAACAAAATATACTACAGTGCGTATGTAACCTCAGAAAATGCCGATTCCACTTTTAATGACAAAGACGTATTGCATATAGATATTGTAAATAAAGGAAAAATCGTAGATACTAAAACAATAAAAATTAATAATGGTAGAGGCTCGGGTGTGTTTAACCTAAGTAATAGTATTAACCCAGGAAATTATAAGGTGGTTGCCTATACCAATTTTATGAAAAACTTTGATCCCAATTCTTTTTTTGTAAAAGATATTAAAATATACAATCCCGCTGAAAAAGTACAACATTTAAAAAGTGATAAAATTATATTGGACTTTTATCCGGAAGGTGGAAATTTAATTAATGGAATTAGCAATAAAGTAGCTTATAAGGCAGAAGATTCCTATGGGAACTTTTCAGCTATTGAAGGAAAAATTATTGATTCTGATGGTAATTTCATAGCTACAACAAAATCTAAATATAAAGGTTTAGGCTTTTTCTATTTAAAACCCCAAAACGGTAAATCTTATTCCATTGTTTTAGATGATAATAGTAAATATGATATTCCTAAATCTCTAAACTCTGGATATTCTTTAATGGTAAACAATATTAATCCAAGAACCATATCTGTTGATATTAGAGCCTCAGAAGACTTAAAATCTAATATTATATACATACTGGGCTTTATGGATAACAAAAAATATTACCAAGGTAGTTTTGCCTCTGGTGCTAAAGATTTAATAAATTTTGAAATACCTAAAAGCAAACTTCCAAGTGGTATAATGCAATTAGTCTTATTGGATGCATCAAAGAAGGTCATTGGAAACAGGTCTGTATATATTAATAATGATGACAACATTAATATTTCAGCCGAAATTGATAAAGTGTATGTTGATAATGAATTTATAAAGCTAAAAATAAAGGCAACTAGCAATGAAGCTCTTGCATCTGATATTTCATTATCCATAACTAAACAACAATCAAATGAGAACCTAAATGATTATAATGACGATAACTTAATATCACGGTTTAAACTTTCCTCATTCCCGAACGAATATGGACTTACTAAATTTATTAATAAAACAGATCGGCCCTCTAATTATAAATTGGATTTAATGATGTCAATTAATAATCAAAGTGATTTTAGTTGGTTAGAAGGAAATTTAAATTATCCTGTAAAGATATATCAACACGAAAAAAGAATTGATGTTTCAGGAATAGCCAAAGACAATAAAGGCAACCTTTTAACGGACACAAAAATAAAACTATTAACTAAATCAAAAGAAAGAATATGGAATTATGAAGCTAAAACCGATAAAAATGGCGTATTTGTTATAAATGATTTTGAAGAAGTAGATAGCACAAGCTTAGAATTTAGAACCTATAATCTTAAAAATCAACAAATTTATTCTAAAATTAGTTTAATTGAGAAAGAAAAATTTAACTATTTAGACAAGCTCAACTTTGATGAAAAAGGTAGATCCTCTCTAACCAATAATAATGTTATGATTAATTCTAATTCTGCCTTCAGCAAGGAAGGTGAAATCTTAGAGGATGTAGAGTTAAAGGCAAAAGTAAAGAAAGAAAATCCAAGAAAATCGTACTTGGTTACCAATCCAGATGGAATTATTGAAGGCGAAAGTATAAACAGTGGCAGTAATTTATTTAGAGAATTATCCAATATCCCTGGTGTAAAATACGTAAGTGACCACTATATAGACGGTGGTGAATCAATTAGTATTAGAAATAGCGACGAACCACCGTTATGGATATTAGACGGTATGAAAATTAGTGGCCCAGAAGCTGTGAATGTTAAAGACCTCGAAAGAGTCGAAGTAGTTGTAAGCCTTTCTAAAAGTGCTGTCTTTGGCCCAGAAGGTGTTAACGGCGTAGTTCTTTTTTATTCAAAAGAAGGTGTTGATTCTAAATTTAACAATGACATTAAAACATCAAGCTTTAATAAAGTTATATACAATTCTTCTACACCATTTGAGTATAAAAATGATGATACATTATATTGGAATCCACAAATTGCAACAGATCAAAACGGATTTAAAGAGTTACTCATTAAAAAACCAGATGCTACTATAAAATATATAAATGTAAATATTCAAGCTATCAATAAAAATGGTGAGATTGGGTATTTAAATAAGGTTTTAAAGTTGTGA
- a CDS encoding alpha-L-fucosidase — translation MNIKFLTLLLLATTFSFSQAIYEDERYVPETDPLVLEKLDEWQDKKFGLLMHWGAYSQWGIVESWSLCPEDYGWTQRKKGENPQNYYAYKEEYEDLKKTFNPTQFNPEKWAETAKKAGMKYMVFTTKHHDGFSMFDSKYTDYKVTDPECAFSTNPRANITKEIFNAFRAKDFWVGAYFSKPDWNHKNYWDPYFPPQDRNVNYDPLEYPEKWQKYVDFTHNQILELLTDYGKVDILWLDGGWVAKLSDEEVKNHYKSKFAENKSGNGFIKHRAVSQDIKMDELVVKARRKQPGLIVVDRAVHGKNQNYLTPENRVPEKTLPYPWESCIISGGGWSHTFDATYKSGREGIHMLVDIVAKGGNLLLNIAPGPDGKWQQGAYNLLKEYEDWIKINGSAIYNTKPIAPFKENNICFTQNKDENVFFFYLADEKEGKIPSEIIVESISPKRGSKITMLGSKTRLKWKKLDKGFKVIIPEKLRNNPKSNYAWTFKIDKIVTE, via the coding sequence ATGAATATAAAATTCCTAACCTTACTGTTATTAGCAACAACTTTTAGCTTTTCTCAAGCAATTTATGAGGATGAACGTTATGTGCCTGAAACCGACCCTTTAGTACTGGAAAAACTGGATGAATGGCAAGATAAAAAGTTTGGATTGCTCATGCACTGGGGAGCTTACAGCCAATGGGGTATAGTAGAATCATGGTCGCTTTGTCCTGAAGATTATGGCTGGACGCAGCGTAAAAAAGGCGAAAATCCACAAAATTACTATGCGTACAAAGAAGAATATGAAGATTTAAAAAAGACATTTAATCCCACCCAATTTAATCCTGAAAAGTGGGCTGAAACCGCAAAAAAAGCCGGAATGAAATATATGGTTTTTACCACCAAACACCATGACGGGTTTTCTATGTTTGATTCTAAATATACGGATTATAAAGTTACTGATCCTGAATGTGCTTTTAGTACAAATCCGAGAGCTAATATTACCAAAGAAATTTTTAACGCTTTTAGAGCAAAGGATTTTTGGGTGGGGGCATACTTTTCCAAACCAGATTGGAACCATAAAAATTATTGGGATCCGTATTTTCCGCCACAAGATAGAAATGTAAATTATGATCCGTTGGAATATCCTGAAAAATGGCAAAAATATGTTGATTTTACCCATAATCAGATTTTAGAATTATTGACAGATTACGGAAAAGTAGATATACTTTGGTTAGATGGAGGTTGGGTAGCTAAACTATCCGATGAAGAAGTAAAGAACCACTATAAATCTAAATTTGCTGAAAACAAATCGGGTAATGGGTTTATAAAGCACCGTGCAGTGAGCCAAGATATTAAAATGGATGAATTGGTTGTGAAAGCAAGGCGAAAGCAACCAGGTTTAATTGTGGTAGATAGAGCCGTACACGGTAAGAACCAAAACTATTTAACACCAGAGAACAGAGTGCCAGAGAAGACATTACCCTATCCGTGGGAATCTTGTATTATTTCAGGTGGTGGGTGGTCGCATACCTTTGATGCTACTTATAAAAGTGGAAGAGAAGGTATTCATATGTTGGTGGATATTGTTGCAAAAGGGGGTAATTTGTTGTTAAATATTGCACCGGGCCCTGATGGAAAATGGCAACAAGGAGCTTATAATTTATTGAAAGAATATGAAGATTGGATAAAAATTAATGGTTCAGCAATTTATAACACTAAACCCATAGCACCATTCAAAGAAAATAATATTTGTTTTACACAAAATAAAGATGAAAATGTATTTTTCTTTTATTTAGCGGATGAAAAAGAAGGCAAAATACCTAGTGAAATTATTGTGGAATCTATTTCTCCAAAAAGAGGTTCAAAAATTACGATGTTAGGTTCAAAAACAAGGTTGAAATGGAAAAAGCTAGATAAAGGATTTAAAGTGATAATTCCTGAAAAGCTACGAAACAACCCTAAAAGTAACTATGCTTGGACGTTTAAGATTGATAAAATTGTTACAGAATAG
- a CDS encoding GH92 family glycosyl hydrolase, producing MKIKLLIVSLLVLVVSCKKETKSTNPVTNNQPSIDLVDYVNPLMGTDSEFSLSNGNTYPAIATPWGMNFWTPMTSKMGDGWTYKYDEYKIRGIKQTHQPSPWLNDYAAFSLMATTGDLKFQEDERASWFSHKAETVRPHHYKVYLADYDVTAEVSPTERAAHFKFTFPDSEKSYILLDAFNKGSMVKILPKERKIIGYARNNNGGVPDNFHNYFVAEFDKDFEINHTWTDDWKLRENTTASEGEHVGAIIGFKTKKGEVVNVKVASSFIGPKQAHLNLDREIGKDTFEQTKEKAKLAWNNELNRIQIEDDNIGNIRTFYSCLYRVLLFPRKFYEFNEANEIVHYSPYNGKVLSGYMFTDNGFWDTFRAVFPFFNMMYPELNSKIMKGLENTYKESGWLPEWASPGHRDVMIGSNSAPIIADAFLKGVKDMDTDILMEAMLKNATVNEGRPVNSVGRAGVDYYNELGYVPYDVGINENAARTLEYAYADFTIAKMAEKLGKTEIAEKYYKKSMNYKHLFDPETKWMRGKNKDGQFQSPFNPLKWGDAFTEGNSLHYTWSVFHDIEGLISLMGGNEKFVEKLDEVFEMPPKFDASYYGFTIHEIREMQIVNMGNYAHGNQPIQHMIYLYNYANESYKTQEKIRNVLTTLYTATPDGYCGDEDNGQTSVWYVFSSLGFYPVAPGTDEYIIGSPLFDKATLHLQNGNTFVIDAENNNEDNVYIDSALLNGKPWNNSFIKFEDIQAGGYLEFDMNGNPNKEWASNEENTPFSLSKSVKK from the coding sequence ATGAAAATAAAACTTCTAATAGTATCACTATTGGTACTTGTCGTTTCCTGTAAAAAAGAAACCAAATCGACTAATCCCGTTACAAACAATCAACCTTCAATTGACTTAGTCGATTACGTAAACCCGCTAATGGGGACGGATTCAGAATTCAGTTTGTCCAATGGTAATACATACCCAGCAATTGCCACACCTTGGGGCATGAATTTTTGGACGCCCATGACTTCTAAAATGGGAGATGGCTGGACTTATAAATATGATGAGTATAAAATCAGAGGAATTAAGCAAACTCATCAGCCCAGCCCATGGTTGAATGATTATGCGGCTTTTTCTTTAATGGCTACCACGGGTGATTTAAAATTTCAAGAGGATGAACGTGCTTCGTGGTTTTCACATAAAGCAGAAACGGTTCGTCCACATCACTACAAAGTATATTTAGCAGATTATGATGTTACTGCCGAAGTTTCGCCTACCGAAAGAGCGGCCCATTTTAAATTTACTTTTCCCGATTCGGAAAAATCATATATACTTTTAGATGCTTTCAATAAAGGATCCATGGTCAAAATCCTGCCAAAGGAGCGAAAAATTATTGGTTACGCTAGAAATAATAATGGAGGTGTGCCTGATAATTTTCACAACTATTTCGTTGCTGAATTCGACAAAGATTTTGAAATCAATCACACGTGGACTGATGACTGGAAATTGCGAGAAAATACAACCGCTAGCGAAGGCGAACATGTAGGGGCGATCATCGGATTTAAAACGAAGAAAGGCGAGGTGGTCAACGTAAAGGTGGCATCATCTTTTATTGGTCCAAAACAAGCTCATTTAAATCTCGATCGAGAGATCGGAAAAGACACTTTTGAGCAAACCAAAGAAAAAGCCAAACTAGCTTGGAACAACGAATTGAACAGAATACAAATTGAAGATGATAATATAGGTAATATTAGAACTTTTTATTCTTGCTTATACAGGGTTTTGCTTTTTCCAAGAAAATTTTATGAGTTTAATGAAGCCAATGAAATAGTACATTACAGTCCGTACAATGGTAAAGTCTTATCTGGCTATATGTTTACCGACAATGGTTTTTGGGATACGTTTAGAGCAGTTTTTCCATTTTTCAATATGATGTATCCAGAGCTTAACAGTAAAATAATGAAAGGTTTGGAAAATACCTACAAAGAATCGGGCTGGCTACCTGAATGGGCAAGTCCCGGTCATCGTGATGTGATGATAGGCTCAAATTCAGCACCGATTATTGCGGATGCTTTTCTTAAAGGTGTAAAAGATATGGATACCGATATATTGATGGAAGCCATGTTAAAAAACGCAACTGTAAATGAAGGACGACCTGTGAATTCAGTTGGTAGGGCAGGAGTGGATTATTATAATGAGTTGGGATATGTGCCTTATGATGTTGGTATAAACGAGAATGCTGCCAGAACATTGGAGTATGCTTATGCAGACTTTACCATTGCTAAGATGGCAGAAAAATTAGGTAAAACTGAAATTGCAGAAAAGTATTACAAAAAATCAATGAACTATAAACACCTATTTGATCCTGAAACCAAGTGGATGCGTGGTAAAAACAAAGATGGTCAATTTCAATCCCCTTTTAATCCATTAAAATGGGGCGATGCTTTTACAGAGGGTAATAGTTTACATTATACATGGTCGGTTTTTCATGATATTGAAGGATTAATTTCATTAATGGGTGGTAATGAAAAGTTTGTTGAAAAATTAGATGAAGTCTTTGAAATGCCTCCAAAATTTGATGCTTCGTACTACGGATTTACCATCCACGAAATCCGTGAAATGCAAATTGTAAATATGGGTAATTATGCACACGGAAATCAACCTATCCAGCACATGATTTATTTATACAACTATGCCAATGAATCCTATAAAACACAAGAAAAAATTAGAAATGTATTAACTACATTATATACTGCAACTCCAGATGGTTACTGTGGAGATGAAGATAATGGTCAAACATCAGTTTGGTATGTTTTCAGTTCTTTAGGTTTTTACCCTGTTGCTCCCGGAACGGATGAATATATAATTGGGAGTCCGTTGTTTGATAAGGCTACTTTACATCTTCAAAATGGAAACACTTTTGTTATTGATGCAGAAAACAATAATGAAGATAATGTTTATATAGATTCGGCATTGCTAAATGGAAAACCTTGGAATAATAGTTTTATTAAATTTGAAGATATACAGGCTGGGGGATACTTAGAGTTCGATATGAATGGTAACCCAAATAAAGAATGGGCTAGCAACGAAGAAAATACTCCATTTTCATTGAGTAAAAGTGTAAAAAAATAA